In Polaribacter sp. L3A8, a genomic segment contains:
- a CDS encoding RagB/SusD family nutrient uptake outer membrane protein: MKTYKYLFILLMSISVIGCSDLIEEPVGVLAPDGFFQSPKDIQTAVDGAFTHAINEKFWGRKLSIALMLRSDMVDLASDEARRREHNEFTTLTDNGMISEFWLKTYQGIAAANLAIDGATYVDVADDLKNPVTAQAHFIRAFYYFHLVRQFGAVPYIDAPVTDAVAGGAITRTPAAEVYENIIADLEFAKTWLPNTQASRAIPAKSAASSYLALVYLTMGEYQKAFTEAKDVITKKGTYQLALEADYQSLFDATKIDASLEPIFAIDYNNFEAPDNGYDQIAPMTGIRGSDTNGGGWSVAVPALKVYTAWAAGDYRRAVSMDDFSYFGGLKVGYNECYKTKADGTSSGFWEDSNGDCVQYSEDADKDGINESGDIIPAGGYKTAGPHKFAKNQPYVAKYTRFPGPFARGNGRATSHNYSMMRYAEVLLIAAEAAVEIGDNASAITYMNEVRARARSGGSWLNTAASAVPANITGTVTVNDVLEERKLELAFECKRWYDIARRKIGATVFSASGLEGAKAAFSADDYLMPLPGDELERNPSLTQNTGY, translated from the coding sequence ATGAAAACATATAAATATTTATTCATATTATTGATGAGCATATCAGTAATTGGATGTTCAGATTTAATAGAAGAACCTGTGGGAGTATTAGCTCCTGATGGTTTCTTTCAAAGCCCAAAAGATATACAGACGGCTGTAGATGGAGCCTTTACACATGCTATTAATGAGAAGTTTTGGGGAAGAAAATTGTCTATAGCATTAATGTTACGTTCAGACATGGTAGATTTAGCTTCAGATGAAGCTAGAAGAAGAGAGCATAATGAATTTACTACATTAACCGATAATGGTATGATTAGTGAATTCTGGTTAAAAACATATCAAGGAATCGCTGCAGCTAATTTAGCAATAGATGGTGCTACTTATGTAGATGTTGCTGACGATCTTAAGAACCCAGTAACTGCTCAAGCTCACTTTATTAGAGCATTCTATTATTTTCACTTAGTAAGACAATTTGGAGCTGTACCTTATATTGATGCACCAGTTACAGATGCAGTAGCAGGTGGAGCTATTACAAGAACTCCAGCAGCAGAAGTATATGAAAATATTATTGCTGATTTAGAGTTTGCTAAAACTTGGTTACCAAACACACAAGCTTCTAGAGCGATACCTGCTAAATCTGCAGCAAGTTCTTATTTAGCTTTAGTGTATTTAACAATGGGTGAATATCAAAAAGCTTTTACGGAAGCTAAAGATGTGATTACTAAAAAAGGAACTTACCAATTAGCGTTAGAAGCGGATTATCAATCGTTGTTTGATGCTACTAAAATTGACGCTTCATTAGAGCCTATATTTGCAATAGATTATAATAATTTTGAAGCTCCTGATAATGGATATGATCAGATAGCTCCAATGACAGGTATTAGAGGAAGTGATACAAACGGAGGTGGTTGGTCTGTTGCTGTTCCTGCTCTTAAAGTTTATACTGCATGGGCTGCAGGAGATTACAGAAGAGCTGTAAGTATGGATGATTTTTCTTATTTTGGAGGTCTTAAAGTAGGTTATAATGAGTGTTACAAGACTAAAGCAGACGGTACTTCTTCTGGGTTTTGGGAAGATAGTAATGGTGATTGTGTGCAATACTCTGAAGACGCTGATAAAGATGGAATTAATGAGTCAGGAGATATAATTCCAGCAGGAGGTTATAAAACTGCAGGACCACACAAATTTGCTAAAAATCAACCTTATGTTGCAAAATACACACGTTTTCCAGGGCCTTTTGCAAGAGGTAATGGTAGAGCAACAAGTCATAATTATTCTATGATGCGTTATGCGGAAGTATTATTAATTGCTGCTGAGGCAGCTGTAGAAATTGGAGATAATGCATCTGCAATTACCTATATGAATGAGGTAAGAGCAAGAGCAAGATCTGGAGGTTCTTGGTTAAATACAGCAGCAAGTGCAGTACCTGCTAACATTACAGGAACTGTAACTGTAAATGATGTTTTAGAAGAACGTAAACTTGAGTTGGCTTTTGAATGTA
- a CDS encoding SusC/RagA family TonB-linked outer membrane protein produces the protein MNLKIKLVFIAMFFLSAINYAQESVTVKGSVTSMTDQQPILGANIIIAGTETGTSTDFDGNYQLKVKSGDVLQFSYVGFTSKSVTFTGQKTINVELDEDASLLDEIVVVGYGSRKKSDITGSVSSVTADELSAFPVLNAEQALQGRAAGVVVQSNNGGEPGAPISIKIRGNTSISADSSPLIVVDGFVGASMPQANDIASLEVLKDASATAIYGSRGSNGVVMVTTKKGKSGRMTIELNTTYAVQNTSNRLDLLNADEFATYQKILDPSYVQGTADTDWQDLIYTTGSTANHQVSFSGGSDKINFYASGNYFEQDGIIVNSGFEKMTFLSNIDAQISDKLKLGMNLFGSRGTKNGVATQSNGSVTVGGDDVISLAMRFAPDQPITEADGNFTVNSIGDEVDNPYAVATERQDETKTDNFRVNFYANYDILENLTFKTTFGLSTLNRTRGTYQPSTLKITASREGGIANLENTRTTNVLNENYLTYNREIGKGDLTLLAGVSYQKNTAEYFSAAGSGFISDSFSYYALDKATTLLQPDSSLAEYEIQSQFGRVNYDYDDKYLITATVRRDGASNFAANHKYAIFPSAALGWKVSNEKFLVENETISNLKLRASYGITGNPSIDPYGSLAKLSSLYASSNGQTVNAISTDQAANPDLKWESSYQANFGVDLGLLNNRFKVSLDYYNIDTKDLILSNAGIPEYFGNTNTESLANLGEINNRGFEISINTRNISNENFSWNTDFNLAANKNKVVALVKDADVFNNGAPSYLSSSGTTRTNILRVGEEVGLFYGYDYAGVYQGGAFPEGTATTSGSVAGDPLFKDLDGGGVINAEDRTIIGNPNADYTFGITNNFTYKDFDLSIFFQGSQGGEIFNMTNVQLFNGDANTTRDHFNSAWTSTNTNTNTPRIGNNSNREFSSRFVEDGSYVRLKNIALGYNLPSDISEKLGMDNVRFSVSAQNLLTFTNYSGLDPEVNYAGSSSGNANQSANTVQGFDFGNYPTVKSVNVSLNIKF, from the coding sequence ATGAACTTAAAAATTAAGTTAGTATTTATTGCAATGTTTTTCTTAAGTGCAATTAATTATGCACAAGAAAGCGTTACGGTAAAAGGAAGTGTTACGTCCATGACAGATCAACAACCTATTTTAGGAGCCAACATTATCATTGCTGGTACTGAAACGGGAACTAGTACAGATTTTGATGGTAATTATCAATTGAAAGTAAAAAGTGGAGATGTTTTACAGTTTTCTTATGTAGGTTTTACATCAAAATCAGTAACGTTTACAGGTCAAAAAACAATAAATGTAGAACTAGATGAAGACGCTAGTTTGTTAGATGAAATTGTAGTTGTAGGTTATGGTTCTCGTAAAAAGAGCGATATAACTGGTTCTGTATCTTCAGTAACTGCAGATGAGTTAAGTGCATTTCCTGTATTAAATGCAGAGCAAGCATTACAAGGTCGTGCAGCTGGTGTAGTTGTACAGTCTAATAATGGTGGTGAGCCAGGAGCACCTATTAGTATTAAAATTAGAGGTAATACTTCTATTAGTGCAGATAGTTCTCCTTTAATAGTAGTAGATGGTTTTGTGGGTGCATCTATGCCTCAAGCAAACGATATTGCTTCTTTAGAGGTTTTAAAAGATGCTTCTGCAACAGCTATTTATGGTTCTAGAGGTTCTAATGGTGTTGTAATGGTAACAACCAAAAAAGGTAAAAGTGGTAGAATGACTATTGAGTTAAATACTACGTATGCAGTTCAAAATACTTCGAATAGATTAGATTTATTAAATGCAGATGAATTTGCTACTTATCAAAAAATATTAGACCCTAGTTATGTTCAAGGTACTGCTGATACTGATTGGCAAGATTTAATTTATACAACAGGTAGTACAGCAAATCATCAAGTTTCTTTCTCTGGAGGTTCAGATAAAATTAACTTTTATGCTTCTGGTAACTACTTTGAGCAAGATGGTATTATTGTTAATTCTGGTTTCGAAAAAATGACTTTCTTATCAAATATAGATGCACAAATATCAGATAAGTTAAAATTAGGAATGAATCTTTTTGGAAGTAGAGGTACTAAAAATGGTGTTGCTACACAATCTAATGGTTCTGTAACAGTTGGTGGAGATGATGTTATTTCTTTAGCAATGAGATTTGCTCCAGATCAGCCTATAACAGAAGCAGATGGTAATTTTACAGTAAATTCTATTGGTGATGAAGTAGACAACCCATATGCGGTAGCTACAGAAAGACAAGATGAAACCAAAACAGATAATTTTAGAGTAAATTTCTATGCAAATTATGATATTTTAGAGAACCTTACTTTTAAAACAACATTTGGTTTAAGTACTTTAAATAGAACTAGAGGAACATATCAACCATCTACATTAAAAATTACTGCTTCTAGAGAAGGAGGAATTGCAAATTTAGAGAATACAAGAACTACTAACGTTTTAAATGAAAACTATTTAACTTATAATAGAGAAATAGGTAAAGGAGATTTAACATTATTAGCAGGGGTTTCTTATCAGAAAAATACAGCAGAATATTTTTCTGCAGCAGGTTCTGGTTTTATTTCAGATAGTTTTTCTTACTATGCTTTAGATAAAGCAACAACATTATTACAACCAGATTCTTCTTTAGCAGAATACGAAATTCAATCTCAGTTTGGTAGAGTAAATTATGATTATGATGATAAATATTTAATTACGGCTACTGTAAGACGTGATGGAGCATCTAATTTTGCTGCAAATCATAAATATGCAATCTTCCCTTCTGCAGCTTTAGGATGGAAAGTTTCTAACGAAAAATTCTTAGTAGAAAATGAAACAATCTCTAATTTAAAATTAAGAGCAAGTTATGGTATTACTGGTAACCCTTCTATTGATCCTTACGGTTCTTTAGCTAAATTATCTAGTTTGTATGCTTCTAGTAACGGGCAAACTGTAAATGCTATTTCTACAGATCAAGCTGCAAACCCAGATTTAAAATGGGAGTCTTCTTACCAAGCAAACTTTGGTGTAGATTTAGGTTTATTAAACAATAGATTTAAAGTGTCTTTAGATTATTATAATATTGATACAAAAGATTTAATTTTAAGTAATGCTGGTATTCCTGAGTATTTTGGAAATACGAATACAGAAAGTTTAGCTAACTTAGGTGAAATTAATAATAGAGGATTTGAAATATCTATAAACACTAGAAATATTTCTAATGAAAACTTTAGTTGGAATACAGATTTTAACTTAGCAGCAAACAAAAATAAAGTAGTTGCTTTAGTAAAAGATGCAGATGTATTTAACAATGGTGCTCCTAGTTATTTAAGTAGTTCTGGAACTACAAGAACTAATATTTTAAGAGTAGGAGAAGAAGTAGGTTTGTTTTATGGATATGATTATGCAGGTGTTTACCAAGGTGGTGCTTTTCCAGAAGGAACAGCAACAACTTCAGGAAGTGTTGCGGGAGATCCATTATTTAAAGATTTAGACGGTGGAGGTGTTATTAATGCAGAAGATAGAACAATTATAGGAAACCCGAATGCAGATTATACTTTTGGTATTACAAACAACTTTACTTATAAAGACTTTGATTTAAGTATCTTTTTTCAGGGTTCACAAGGTGGTGAGATTTTTAACATGACCAATGTACAATTGTTTAATGGTGATGCAAATACTACTAGAGACCACTTTAATAGTGCTTGGACATCTACAAATACAAATACAAATACCCCTCGTATAGGTAATAATAGTAATAGAGAGTTTTCTTCTCGTTTTGTTGAAGACGGTAGTTATGTTAGATTAAAAAATATTGCTTTAGGTTATAATTTACCTTCAGATATTTCTGAAAAATTAGGTATGGATAATGTGAGATTTTCAGTAAGTGCACAAAACTTATTAACTTTTACAAACTATTCTGGACTAGATCCTGAAGTAAATTATGCTGGTTCTTCTTCTGGGAACGCTAATCAATCTGCTAATACAGTACAAGGATTTGATTTTGGAAACTATCCAACAGTAAAATCAGTTAATGTAAGTCTTAACATTAAATTTTAA